GATGGTTGTCCGACAGAACCTGAAGATGTTGATGGTTATCAGGATGCTGATGGTTGTCCTGATCGAGATAATGACGGTGATGGAATTCTCGATGTAGATGATCAGTGTCCGAACGATGCGGAAGACAAAGACGGATTTGAAGATGAAGATGGTTGTCCTGATCTTGATAATGACCAGGACGGTATTCCCGATAAAGATGATGCTTGTCCTGATGATCCGGAAGATTTTGACGGATTCGAAGATGAAGACGGATGCCCCGAACTCGATATGGACGGCGATGGTATATTAGACACTGATGATAGCTGTCCGGGTGAAGTAGAAGATTTTGACGGATTTGAAGACGAAGATGGTTGCCCTGATCCGGATAATGATGGTGATGGTATTCTCGATGTTAACGATGATTGTCCGAACGAAGCTGAAACCTTCAATGAATATGAAGACGAAGATGGTTGTCCTGATACAGTTCCTGAAGTTATCTTCAAGAAGGATGCTCCCATAATTCTGGAAGGTGTCAACTTTGAATTCAACAGTGCCGAACTTACTGCTGGAGCAAAAGAGGTTCTGATGAAAGTTGTTCGCACTCTTAAAGATTATCCTGAAATGACTTTGATGATCAAAGGTCACACGGATAGCATGGGTTCAGACGAATACAACCTTGGTCTATCCGACCGTAGAGCAAATTCAGTCAAACAATACCTGGTTAATCAGGGAATCGATCCTTTGAGATTGACTTCGAAAGGTTATGGAGAAGCTGAACCAATCGCTCCTAATGATACGGCAGAAGGTCGAGCTAAAAATAGAAGAATTGAATTCTATCGAACTAACTAAACTGATAATACAACCGAAATAAGAAATAAGTCCGGGATTCATTTTGAATTCCGGGCTTTTTTATTACTGTAAATTTGTTCTGATTGAGATTTCCGGAACAATCCGTTAGAAACCGGACAAGAAGTTCCGAACTACTTCAACCTTTTATAGATCTGGCTCAAATTCTGCCTTGATAATCCCAATAATTTTGCCGCTTTCGTCCAATTTTTGTCTGCTTTTTTCAGGGCATCTTCGATCAATTTCAATTTGAATTTATCAACGGTTTCTGCGAAATTTGTTATTTCAGATATATTAGATGCCAATTCCAGGTATTTCTCATCAGTAGAAAGGTGATCAAAAAAACTTCCAGGTAAAGCTTTTCCATATTCATTGAACATGATAACAGCTCGTTCTATCTCATTCTGTAATTGTCTGACATTACCGGGAAAATCATAATTCGCTATTTTTTGAAGTGCATCATCCGTCAAAGCTGGAATATTTCGATTGTGAAGAGCAGTAAAATATTTCAGGAAATGTTGAGCCAGTATAATCACATCATTTTCCCTTTCATTCAATTTGGGAACAGTGATCGGGAAAATCGATAAACGGTAGAACAAATCCTGCCGGAACTTTCCTTCTGCAACCAGTTTCTGCAAGGGAATATTGGAAGCAACAAGAACTCTGACATTCACCTTTCGGACGAAATTTTCACCCAACCTTTTAACTTCCCCTTCCTGAATAACACGCAATAATTTTGCCTGTGTTCCCAGCGATATATTAGAGATTTCATCCAGAAAAAGTGTGCCTTCATTTGTTTCTTCGAAAAGTCCTTTTTTGTCGATCAAAGCCCCGGTAAATGCTCCTTTCAGATGACCGAAAAGTTCGCTCTCAATAATATCTTCGGACAGACTTCCGCAATCGATAGGAATGAAAGGCTTATTGTTTCTTTTACTCAATCTATGAATTTCCCTGGCAACGAGTTCTTTCCCTGTTCCGCTTTCTCCTTCGATCAAGACATTCACATCCGTTCTGCTGATCTGCTCAATTTTCTTAAATAATTCCTCCATTTTAGTAGAATTCCCAATGATTGACGGGTGTTTCCGGTTTGCCGAACTTTCCATATAACCTGATAATTTTTCTTTTTCCAGTTTTAATTGGCAGTAATTATCAGAAGTTTCGATTGCTGAAGCTGCGATTTGAGCAAAAATATGCAAAAACTGAATTTCTTCCGGAGTGAATGCCAGCAGACTCCGGCTATCAAGGTAAACTGTTCCCAGAACTTGATTATGGATCAAAAGCGGAAGACAGACTACCGATTCGATCTTTAAATTCACAAAACTCTGATATTGATCAAAAGATTTATTTTTTTTCACATCTGTGTGATAAACTTCTTTTTTCTTTTCCAGAACCTGCTTAATAATCTGTTGGCTTACCGATGTGATATCCGACAATGAATCATCTTTAATCTGGTAAGAAAATTCAACTTCAGCATTTCCGGTTTCAGAATTTCTTGTTAGAATTAGTCCTCTTTCAGCTTTCGTAACTTTCACAGCCAATTCCAATATTTTCGTGAAAAGTTTCTTTTTATCAGTTACTTTGGAAATGATCTCGGTCATCTCTTCGATGATCTCGAGCATATCAAAACCTGATTTTTTAAATATTTTTTCTTTTCCCTCGAATTCATCTGCATAAAAATTTATAATTTCTTTGTTTAAATATTTCTTTAAATAATGCTCTTTCATCTTATTTGTCGGAAGATTCTCGATTTTATCAGTGAGAATTTCCTTTGCAGTCTGCAGGAATTTCTTATAATTTTCTGTGATCAAATTTTTTTTGAAAGCTGCCTTTTTTATTTGATAAGCAAGCAAGTAAAGTTCCTGGTTTTCAAATTCAGAGGTCTTGATCTTCTCGAATTTTTTGATCACGAGCGAGATATGTTTATTTGCTTTTCTCAATTCACTTTTTTCAAAATATAATTTTGCCAGCAGGAAGTTATTAGAATTCTCAACCGTATCATCATCATTATCAGCAAAATTTTTCTGCAGGAATTTGATCTGCTTTTCTGCTGCTGGGTAGTTTTTTTCTAATAAGGAAAAATAAGCCTGGTAAAGATGAGCATTGAAGGTCAGGGAAATTTTTCTCTCCTTTTCCATTTTTTTTATTTCGGAAAAAATTTCTTCTGCTTTTTTCTTGTTCCCGAGATAATAAAATGAGATCATCTGGTAGCTTTTCCAAAGTCCGAATAAACCGATTTGATTATTTTTTATTTTATAATCGAGCGCTTTCTCAGAACAATCGATGGCTTGACGATAATATCCTAATTTGTTCAAAGGCAGACATTTATTTACGAGGGGAACAGACCAGTCTTCATTTTGTTCCTTGAAAAGAAGATACGCTTCATGATATTTTTTCAAAGCCTGCCAGTAATGCTCTTTTGCCAGATAATAATTTCCATAAGTATTGTTAAGCACGAGTAATGGATATTTAACTTTGCACTTTTTCATTATTTTCGTTGCTACTTTCAATTGCTTCAAGGTTTCTTCAAGTTTAAAGAGATCGATATACATACTTGCCATTCGACAGTGAATATAAGCACTTCCAGCTCGGTTTTTCAGTTTTTCAGCAATCTGAGCGCCTTGTTTAAATAAAGAAAGTGCTTTCTTGATATTCCCTGATAAATATTCAGCAAAACCATAATCTTCCAAGGCTGTAAATTCCTGGTTCAGAAGAGAATCATCTTTTGTTTTTTTACAGATTTGAAGAATTTCAGTTAAAAGTTTTTTTTGGTCGTCTATTTTATCGATCATTTTATAGGCAAACGAAATATGCTGTAATGCTCGAACTCTCTGCGGATTCGGAAATTTTGAGATCATCATCTTATTTTTCAAGAAGATATCGACAACTTCCTGAAAAGAATCTTTCCGGTTCAGAAAATAAAGATTTCTGACGAATATTTCATTTTTAAGGTTTTGATCAGAACATAACTCTGAATTTTTGTTTTGGAAATTAAAAACTTCGATCGCTTTTTCATATTCACTGTTTTTTTCCAAAGCCCAGACAAAATAGTTTAAAATTAACAGGAACTCATCAGCATTAGATTTATTAAGTTTTGTTTTATTTTCATATATTTTGTTTCCGATCCGGAGTAATTTATCCATATTCTTATTATCTTTTTTTGAAATTTGAGAAGCAAGAAGCAACATTTCCCCACAATTTTTTAGATCAGCATTTATCTCGAATAGCAACATCTCTTCTTCATCAGATATTTTAGATTTCCTTGTTAAATATGATCTGATTTTTTCGCTCTGTTTTTTCAGCACTGAGGGATCACTGGTTTGTTGAATTAACCTTGGCAGGAATGGATAACGGAAGCTGATCTTTTTGCTCGGTTGAATCAAGATTTTTTTTTCTTTCAAATTATTGATCTGGTCGGTTGTTTTGATCAAAGAAATTTGTTCGATCTCTGAAATTTCCTTGAGTTCGAAATTCTCCTTCCATAAAGAAAGCAGGGATAGGAAGTCTTTTTGCTTGGTTTGAAGTTTCGAAAAATCCAGCTTGAACCTGTTTTCGATTCCTTCCGGAATCAGCTCCGGATTTAATTTAGAAAGGTCAAAAAACCATTTCAAATTACGGTATGAGATCACATCCTGTTCGATATAAAGATCTATGAATTGATCGAGGATCGTAATATTCCTGGCACTGTTTTTGAGGATAATTTCCTGAAGTTTTTCAGGAAGGATTTTTACTCCGAAACTCAACTCGAGATATTCTTCCATTTCTTCGTTGGACATAGGTTTTAACTGATTTATCTGAATTTTTTTATGATTTGAAAAATCAAATGCAGGATCATTGGAATTTACAGCAGTAAGCAATTTCAACTTCGGATTATCCTCGATAAATTTTAATATACTTCTAAAATTTTCCTGAAAAACTGATAATTCGGGAATTACTAAAATAATTTGAGATCTGGGAAAACCTGCTTTTGCTTTTTCAATATCTTCTTTTACATTTTTCTGCTCAAGCTCTATTTCAGTTAGAATATTTGATTTTATCTCTTCGGTCTTCATTAAATCAAAAGTATTTTTTTTCAGGAAAATTACCTTCTTTCCCTCTTTTTTCATCTCAAAAGTCAGATACAAGATCGTATCTTGTAGACAGTTAGATTCGTCTCCAAGCAGTAAAAAAATTGATTTGGATTCGTTTCTAAAAACTGAATTTATTTTTTTATGAAGCGAATTTATCACTTTCCTTCGATAAAAAATAAAATCGATCTTTTTATTTTTTCTCATTTCAAGCAGAACATTTTTCCAGAAAAAACTGTCTTCCTCCTTCTTCATCTCATATTTATTGATAAATGGAAGTAATTTCTCCAGAACCTGTTGACAATCCCGGAATCTTTTTGCCGGTTCTTTTTCCAGAAGTTTATAGATCATATCTGTAATTCCCGCTTCTATTGAAAAAAGAGATTTTAATTGGGGGATATTCCTGCAAATCTGATCTTCCATTAACTTGATCACATCTTTGTCGGAAAAGGGAGGTTTACCACTAATGATCTCGTAAAGAACAATACCCAGGGAATAAAGATCAGATTGCCTGTTTATCGAGGAAGTAGCTTTTCCAATCAACAGCTCTGGAGCAAGATATTTTGCTGTTCCGGAAATATCAGATATTTTATCCGCAGCGATCAATGAAGAAAGCCCGAAATCTGTTATTTTAACACTCAATTGTCCTTCCTCTTCAGTTACGAATATATTATTCAAGGTCAGATCACCGTGATGCTTTCCTCTTTGATGAAGAAAATGCAATCCGCATAAAAGTTGGAAGAAAATATTGAGGAAACCTTTGATCTTATTCTTTTTACAATATTCAACCGGATCGATTTTATGATACTTCGGCATCGTATAATAAATTCCCTTTTTCTCGATCTTGCCGAAATCGATAACTTCCACCAAATTTGGATGTTTAAACTGGAACAAGATCTTGAATTCATCGAAAACACCTTGATAAAAGGAAGATGATTGGGGAATAAATTTGATTGCTACTTCCTGTTTGCTTGTCATATCAAAAGCGAAGAAGATAGAACTGTTAGCTGTTTCCTGATGTAATTTAACTTTTTTAAACTTTCCTGGAAATTGATTGATTGTTTCCATTTGATTCTCCTTAATTTAGCCACCAATAACACAAAATAACACTAAATGTTTTTAATAACTTCGTGTTTCTTTGTGGGATAAATTTGAATAATTCCATATTTTGTCAATAATTATCCTGGGGCTATACAACTACCTTAAAATAAAGCGATTAGATTATCCTTGTCAGAGAGATGCTAAATTAATTTTGATTGACTGAAATATATTCTTGCATTTAGAAAGGATTTATTGCTTATGAAATCATAACACAGCATAGACTATCCAAACCTAACTATCTATCTCTCAATGAGTTAATTCTTGTAGAAATTCAAAATATCCGAATGGTACATCAAATGCTTGTTCAAATTAACAAATAAAATTGGAGGTTATGATGAAACGAACAGTAACAATCACATTCGTAATTGCCATTTTAGCATTTTTCTTGATGGCACAAGCTTTAAATGCAAATACCGATATTGCAGAAGGTATCGTAACAAGATATGAAATCGAAATTATCGGTCCTGAATTGCCGTTAGAAGATCCATATCAATGGTATTTTGAACCTATTCAATTTGAAGTCGTAGAAGTTCCAGCATACGGTGTAACTTTAAATTTAGAAGTACTTAATCCGGAGAATGGACAATGGATTTTCTGTGGTTACTCGAATACAAATTCAGGTGGTTATTATTACTTTGGTTTCAGCAATGTAACGGAACCGATATTTTATGACCTTTTACAATATTGTGGAGAAGTAACATTAAGAATTACCAATCCATCTGGTAGCGTTGTGTACACACCAGAATTTAGATGGTCAATGCAGTATCCAATTTACGTGTGGGATTTCTGTATTGGATTTTAATGAGTGAAACAATTCCCCCTCGAAATCCTCTCCAGTCTTATGGTCGGAGAGGATTTTTTTTGCAATTAATTCTTTCAGATGAAATAATATCTTGCCGTTGAAAAAATCTTGCTGAGAAAATGTAGGTTATCTAATCTGTTTAAAATTAAGTAAGTTAATGATAATATTTCTTTAAAATTAATATCCAAAAATATGGCACACAGATTGCTATATTAAGAGTCAAAATTCAGGAGGAAAGAAAAATGAAAAAGATTATTTTCAGCTTAGTTATGATGTTGAGTTTGTTCGTAACGAGTTTTGCGGAGGTGCCGCAAATGATCAATTTCCAGGGAGCTTTAAAAGATGCAAATGGATTACCGGTAAATTCCTCAGTCGATCTGACATTCAGGATTTATGATATGGAAACCGGAGGAACTCCGGCTTGGGAAGAACTTCATATCGCTGTTCCGGTTAATGACGGAATTTTCAATGCGGAATTGGGCGGCTTCGTTCCATTTCCTTATGATCTTCTCGATAATCCGGAATTGTGGATCACTTTTCGAGTTTCAGGAGAAGTTGACGAAATGTCTCCGAGGAAACGGATCCTATCGGTTCCTTATTCCAGAATGTCGGAAAAATCAAAACATTCGACGAATTCCGATACTACCAGTACGATCAGCGGAGTTCCGATATCCGGATTAGTCCAGCAGGATGGAAGCGGAAATGTGAATATCAGCGGAGCTATGACTGCAACTGCTTTTATTGGAGACGGTTCCGGATTAACAGGGATTACAAGTATTTATGATACGACCTTCATTCATTCCACCGGACCTGATACAATGACAGCAAATACTTCCGGGGCAACATTGACGATCAAAAATGCAAATCCGTCAAATGGTGATGCTATCAAGATAAACGGCGGTTATCAAGGTATCAGGATCGATTCGGTTACAACTGGAATTTATGTTCTCGATGCAGATTATAATGGTATTGCCGTGGGAACTGCAGATAATCAGGGAATGTCTGTTTTTTCCTCTGGAGCAGAAGGTGTTTATGTGCAGACAGCCGGAACAGATGGATTTAAAGTTTATAATGCCGGAACACCAAGCACACAATTAGCAAGTAGTTATAAAAACGGTTTTGAGGTCGCCGGAGCAGAAGGAAACGGACTCTATGTTGGTCAAGCGGATAATATGGGAGTCGAAGTCGGATATGCCGCTTATTCCGGTTTTGTTGTGCAATCTGCCGGTAATGATGGTGTTGCTGTTGTATCTGCCGGAGACAATGGAGTTTTTGTAAATTCTGCAGATGATTCTGGTTTCAATGTTTACCATGTAGGAACACCAAGTACAGAAAATTCAAGTACAGATAAAAATGCTTTTGCAGTATCCGGTTCGGAAGGAAACGGATTCTATGTTGGGCGAGCGGATTATGATGGAATATATATTAATTCTGTCGGCAGAGATGGTGTAAGTGTTTATAATGCAGGAACACCGAGTACACAATTAACAAGTAATTACAAAAACGGTTTTGAAGTTGCCGGAGCAGAAGGAAACGGACTCTATGTTGGTCAAGCGGATAATATGGGAGTTGAAGTCGGATATGCCGCTTATTCCGGTTTTGTTGTGCAATCTGCCGGTGATGATGGTGTTGCTGTTGTATCTGCCGGAGATAATGGAGTTTTTGTAAATTCCTCAGGCTCAGATGGCTTTTATATTTCTTATGCTGGAAATGACGGTTTCTCATCGGCAAATGCAGTCGATGATGGCGGTGATTTCTGGGCAAGCGATGATGGAGTTTATGCTCAGACTAGTGATACTAACGATGAATGGGGTTTTAACACACCCGATAAAATTCAAGGAAGTAATATTACTACCAGAACGATCAACAATATCGGCTTGAATACAGGATCAGAAGAATTGGAGAACGGCGACATCGTTTGTCTTACCGGTTATAATGATGAATCGGTTGCAGATTCGGATATTCCGATCATCAAAGTAAAAAAAGCAAACAGGAATAATTCTGCGGCAGTAATCGGAGTAGTTGAATACAAAGTCTATGAACGTGAAGAAGCAGATGAAAAAGACGGTAAAACTGTTTATACGAGAAGCTTCCGTTTTGCGGAAGGAAATGCTCACCGAGGAGAATATGTTTCCATCATAATTGTTGGTCCTGCCGATGTGAAAGTAGATTCTCGCGAGAATATCAAGATTGGTCAGAAATTAACTGTTTCCGGGAATACAGGCAAAGCACGTTCTATCCAAGAAACAGATAGTTGGATGATCGGAATTATAGGCAAAGCTTTGGAAAATTCCAAAGGAAAAGGTAAAATTAAAGTTTATGTTAATTGTAAATGATGAA
The sequence above is a segment of the Candidatus Cloacimonadota bacterium genome. Coding sequences within it:
- a CDS encoding GAF domain-containing protein, with the translated sequence METINQFPGKFKKVKLHQETANSSIFFAFDMTSKQEVAIKFIPQSSSFYQGVFDEFKILFQFKHPNLVEVIDFGKIEKKGIYYTMPKYHKIDPVEYCKKNKIKGFLNIFFQLLCGLHFLHQRGKHHGDLTLNNIFVTEEEGQLSVKITDFGLSSLIAADKISDISGTAKYLAPELLIGKATSSINRQSDLYSLGIVLYEIISGKPPFSDKDVIKLMEDQICRNIPQLKSLFSIEAGITDMIYKLLEKEPAKRFRDCQQVLEKLLPFINKYEMKKEEDSFFWKNVLLEMRKNKKIDFIFYRRKVINSLHKKINSVFRNESKSIFLLLGDESNCLQDTILYLTFEMKKEGKKVIFLKKNTFDLMKTEEIKSNILTEIELEQKNVKEDIEKAKAGFPRSQIILVIPELSVFQENFRSILKFIEDNPKLKLLTAVNSNDPAFDFSNHKKIQINQLKPMSNEEMEEYLELSFGVKILPEKLQEIILKNSARNITILDQFIDLYIEQDVISYRNLKWFFDLSKLNPELIPEGIENRFKLDFSKLQTKQKDFLSLLSLWKENFELKEISEIEQISLIKTTDQINNLKEKKILIQPSKKISFRYPFLPRLIQQTSDPSVLKKQSEKIRSYLTRKSKISDEEEMLLFEINADLKNCGEMLLLASQISKKDNKNMDKLLRIGNKIYENKTKLNKSNADEFLLILNYFVWALEKNSEYEKAIEVFNFQNKNSELCSDQNLKNEIFVRNLYFLNRKDSFQEVVDIFLKNKMMISKFPNPQRVRALQHISFAYKMIDKIDDQKKLLTEILQICKKTKDDSLLNQEFTALEDYGFAEYLSGNIKKALSLFKQGAQIAEKLKNRAGSAYIHCRMASMYIDLFKLEETLKQLKVATKIMKKCKVKYPLLVLNNTYGNYYLAKEHYWQALKKYHEAYLLFKEQNEDWSVPLVNKCLPLNKLGYYRQAIDCSEKALDYKIKNNQIGLFGLWKSYQMISFYYLGNKKKAEEIFSEIKKMEKERKISLTFNAHLYQAYFSLLEKNYPAAEKQIKFLQKNFADNDDDTVENSNNFLLAKLYFEKSELRKANKHISLVIKKFEKIKTSEFENQELYLLAYQIKKAAFKKNLITENYKKFLQTAKEILTDKIENLPTNKMKEHYLKKYLNKEIINFYADEFEGKEKIFKKSGFDMLEIIEEMTEIISKVTDKKKLFTKILELAVKVTKAERGLILTRNSETGNAEVEFSYQIKDDSLSDITSVSQQIIKQVLEKKKEVYHTDVKKNKSFDQYQSFVNLKIESVVCLPLLIHNQVLGTVYLDSRSLLAFTPEEIQFLHIFAQIAASAIETSDNYCQLKLEKEKLSGYMESSANRKHPSIIGNSTKMEELFKKIEQISRTDVNVLIEGESGTGKELVAREIHRLSKRNNKPFIPIDCGSLSEDIIESELFGHLKGAFTGALIDKKGLFEETNEGTLFLDEISNISLGTQAKLLRVIQEGEVKRLGENFVRKVNVRVLVASNIPLQKLVAEGKFRQDLFYRLSIFPITVPKLNERENDVIILAQHFLKYFTALHNRNIPALTDDALQKIANYDFPGNVRQLQNEIERAVIMFNEYGKALPGSFFDHLSTDEKYLELASNISEITNFAETVDKFKLKLIEDALKKADKNWTKAAKLLGLSRQNLSQIYKRLK
- a CDS encoding OmpA family protein produces the protein DGCPTEPEDVDGYQDADGCPDRDNDGDGILDVDDQCPNDAEDKDGFEDEDGCPDLDNDQDGIPDKDDACPDDPEDFDGFEDEDGCPELDMDGDGILDTDDSCPGEVEDFDGFEDEDGCPDPDNDGDGILDVNDDCPNEAETFNEYEDEDGCPDTVPEVIFKKDAPIILEGVNFEFNSAELTAGAKEVLMKVVRTLKDYPEMTLMIKGHTDSMGSDEYNLGLSDRRANSVKQYLVNQGIDPLRLTSKGYGEAEPIAPNDTAEGRAKNRRIEFYRTN